From Thermithiobacillus plumbiphilus, the proteins below share one genomic window:
- a CDS encoding RNA methyltransferase, which yields MFDDINIVLVETSHPGNIGSVARAMKNMGLRRLTLVSPRYFPHAEATALASGADDLLEHARVVDSLVEAIADCRFVIGTSARERRADWPVFEVREAALKVVEESQRGACAVVFGRERTGLSNDELDRCHALMQIPTDTAYSSLNLAQAVQVVAYELWMAGRVPVSRPESAQARATLAETEYFYGHLERLLIDSGFLNAQAPKPLMRRIRRMFDRAELQSHEVNILRGILTALEHSPPTQDKSRNQS from the coding sequence ATGTTTGATGACATAAACATCGTACTGGTCGAAACCAGCCATCCCGGCAATATCGGATCAGTGGCCCGCGCCATGAAGAACATGGGGCTTCGCCGCTTGACCCTGGTCAGCCCCAGATATTTTCCGCATGCCGAGGCAACAGCCCTGGCTTCCGGCGCGGATGACCTGCTGGAGCATGCGCGCGTGGTGGATTCACTGGTGGAGGCGATCGCTGACTGCCGGTTCGTGATCGGCACCAGTGCGCGTGAGCGGCGTGCCGACTGGCCGGTGTTCGAGGTGCGGGAAGCGGCGCTCAAGGTCGTTGAGGAGAGCCAGCGGGGGGCCTGCGCCGTGGTATTCGGTCGTGAGCGCACAGGCCTGAGCAATGATGAGCTGGATCGCTGCCATGCCCTGATGCAGATCCCCACCGACACGGCCTATAGTTCGCTCAATCTGGCGCAGGCCGTGCAGGTGGTCGCCTATGAGCTCTGGATGGCTGGCAGGGTTCCGGTAAGCAGGCCCGAATCTGCTCAGGCCCGCGCCACTTTGGCCGAGACGGAATATTTTTACGGGCATCTGGAAAGACTGCTCATCGACAGCGGCTTTCTCAATGCCCAGGCCCCAAAGCCCCTGATGCGCCGGATCCGACGCATGTTCGACCGGGCCGAACTGCAATCGCATGAGGTCAATATCCTGCGTGGCATCCTGACAGCGCTGGAACATTCTCCTCCCACACAGGACAAAAGCCGCAACCAATCCTGA